CGGCGTAAAATACATCGTTTTGCCGAATCCTCTTTACGGAAATTGGGAGGGAGGATTGAACGCCGATTATTATAAAACCGATGCGGCCGGCAAGCTCAAAATCCGCAGAGATAATTTAAAAGTTTGGAAAAAATAATATCGAAATGAAACGGAAGGACTGTCCGAGAGGTAAAGTTTAAACGAGCCGCTGAAACAGCGCGCCTCGTTTAATTTCGAGTTTTCGGGCAGCCTCCTTTCCGCGATATCGATATGCGCTCAGCGATATATTGTCACGCTTTATCCCGCGATCTTCGTTCCGATAAAATTCTTACCGTCGAGAATATTTTTTATATTTTCAATATTTTTTCCCGATGCGCAGATGACCGCAAGTGAAAGCTCTTCGGCTTTTTTGCTTGCGACGGGATCGAAGGGAACGTTTTTTCCCGGTGTCCACGCATCGCCTACGATTTTACGGAAATCTTTCCAGCGAATTTCATCGATCGGTTTTGCGTCGGGATTATGACGAGGGTCGTCGGTATACACTTTTTCTATATTCGAAAGATTGACGACCGTATCCGCACCGAATTTTTCGGCAAGGAGAACCGCGTCGTTGTCCGTCGAAAATCCGGGCTTCCATCCCGAAGCGACGAGGATTTTTCCGCTGAACGAAATAGCCGCCGTAGGATCGCAGACGACTTCATTCCGGCACAGATCGGCGCAGCAGGCTTTTAAAAGCTCCGCATTGAGCCGCGTCGCCATAATGCCGATCCGATCGGCCGCATCGTTTTGTATGTTTCCGCCGGATTTTTCAAGCACATCGCCGTATGCTTTTTGATAAACGCGCGCCGGAGCTCCTCCGCCTGCAACGAAGATGAGACGACGGTCATTTTCCGCGCCGAGCCAACTGCGCGCCATCGCAATAAAATTGTTTAAGAATTCGGTATCGGGTTTGTCGGGGGCAATGATGGAACCTCCGACCGAAAGGATTTTGGTTGTCATAACGTTCATTATAAAATCAATAAAGCCCGAACGCAATAGCGCCATCGCGTTTTGCCATCGCGTTTTATTAAGCAATGACAAAATCCGCTATTCGGGCTATAATTATACTATGCGATTTACGAGTACACGAGATAAATCCCGTACCGTCGGCTTTGCGGAAGCCGTCCTGCACTGCATGCCGAAAGACGGCGGGCTTTATGTGCCTTCGGATACGGAAGACTTGCGGCGTTGGATACTCTATACCGACAAAACGACGTCGTTTGCGTCCGTCGCGGGCGCGCTCACGTCCGCTTTTATCAAAGACGAATTCAGTCCCATCATCTGCGAAGCGATCGCGACAAAAGCTTTTCCGTTCGAACCCGCCGTCCGCCGCCTCGACGATACTCATTTTATGCTCGAACTCTTTCACGGGCCTTCCGGTTGTCACCGCGATTTCGGCATCGCATATCTTACCGCCTGTCTCGAAACGATTCTGCAGATGAGAGACAGCAGCGCGACGATTTTGGCGGTAACGCGCTGTGAAACCGGCGCCGTCCTTGCACAGGAACTGCGCGGTAAAAAGCGCGTCAAAGCCGTTGTCGTCTGTCCGAAAGGAAACGTATACGGTATGGAGGAAAGCGATTATTGCTGGAACGGCGGCAATATCTACCCTGTGGAAATCGAAGGAAATGAAGACGACTGCCGAAACTTTGTGCGCAGTATTTTCGCCGACAGGGATTTTTCCGAAGCGCATCGCCTGACAGTTGCGAATACCGCAAATATCGGGCGGCTTTTACCGCAGGCGTTTTTTTATCCGTTTGCGTTTTCGCGTTTGAAAGACGAAGTGCCAGGCGATATGTACTACGCGCTCGCGCCGGGCAATTACAGCAATATCGTCGCGGGTTTGTACAGCTGGCGTTTTGCACTGCCTTTAAACGGCTTTTTTATTCCCGCAACCGATGCGCTCACCGTCAATGCGGCGGGCGACTGCATCGTGCTGGATTCGGTTGTCCCGTATGCCGAGCGCATGCCTGCCGATCCGACCGATCCGTCTAATATCGAGCGGCTCGAAGAAGTGTTTTCCGCCAATAAGCTCATGATGCGCAATTTCGTATATCCGGTAAAACTCACCGACAAGATGGTAGACGATGCGGTAAAAGAGCTTTTCGTAAAATACGGTATTTTCGCCGACCGGCACACAGGACGCGCCTATGCTGCGGCAAAAGTGAAAGCCGATATGTCGTCGGAAGACGAAGGCGCCGTCATTATCATTGCGCGCGATCATCCTTGTCTTTCGTCCGATTATATCCGCAGGACGACGGGCGAAGCGCCTTGCATACCCGAACGAATCGCATCGGTTTTAAAACCTTCCCGTATCGGAAAGCCCGTGATTTCATCGGAAGCAGAACTGCGCAGTATAATCGCCGGTATCGGCTGAAAAGAAAGGTTTAAACGAGCCGCCGAAATAGCGCGGCTCGTTTAACTTCGAGTTTTCAAAAATTTGAAGTTAAACGAAATCCACTGTTTTCGGTATGTCGCTAAGCGATCGTATTTTTAGTCCGCGCTTCGAATCTTCACCGTGCAAGAATCGCTTCTGCCTTTGCCGTCGGCGACGGTGAGTTCGTAAACGCCGGGAGACGGTCTCCATTCGTATTTTTCGCCAGGCGCGCTTTTGCAGATAAACGACGCGCCCGAAAACCAAAACAATTCTTTCGTATCGGCATCGGCGGACGCGCTCAAAACGATGGTACTGCGCGCGGGATCGGACGAGCGGAACACGTATTCGGTATGTTTGAGAGGTGAGCGTATTTCCGGCGGATAGCCGCTTTTGTATAAACCGTTTTTGTTTTGCTCGGGCGGATAATCGGGAGGAGAAAGCCGCGGGAGTCCCGCTTCGGCAAAAAGCGCCTGTAAATCGCTCGGCCAAAATTCGCGCACGACTTCTTTACAATACGGCTTTCCGGTTTCATCGGTGCGGTAGCCGCTTCTCGTATCGATCGTTATCTTTCGATGAATGCGGCACTTCGCTATCGGCGACACGCCGGGGATAAACCACGCTTCTTCGGTATGCGGGCAGGCGTCGGTCGGAACGGCGCCCGACACGGAACACACGCGTATCTTCGTCACTCCCTCAGGGGGAAACTTCAAGGATGCGCCGACTCTGTTTGACGCGATCATGCTGTCGGCAATCGTAAAAAAAAGAGGAGCTGCGGTACTGCGTCCGAGAAACGCATTGTTTCCGAGGCCGTCGAAATTTCCTATCCACACGCACATCACGTACTTGCCGAAAAAGCCCGCCGTCCACGAATCGCGGAAGCCGACGGACGTTCCC
This Treponema socranskii subsp. buccale DNA region includes the following protein-coding sequences:
- the pyrH gene encoding UMP kinase → MTTKILSVGGSIIAPDKPDTEFLNNFIAMARSWLGAENDRRLIFVAGGGAPARVYQKAYGDVLEKSGGNIQNDAADRIGIMATRLNAELLKACCADLCRNEVVCDPTAAISFSGKILVASGWKPGFSTDNDAVLLAEKFGADTVVNLSNIEKVYTDDPRHNPDAKPIDEIRWKDFRKIVGDAWTPGKNVPFDPVASKKAEELSLAVICASGKNIENIKNILDGKNFIGTKIAG
- a CDS encoding threonine synthase, whose protein sequence is MRFTSTRDKSRTVGFAEAVLHCMPKDGGLYVPSDTEDLRRWILYTDKTTSFASVAGALTSAFIKDEFSPIICEAIATKAFPFEPAVRRLDDTHFMLELFHGPSGCHRDFGIAYLTACLETILQMRDSSATILAVTRCETGAVLAQELRGKKRVKAVVVCPKGNVYGMEESDYCWNGGNIYPVEIEGNEDDCRNFVRSIFADRDFSEAHRLTVANTANIGRLLPQAFFYPFAFSRLKDEVPGDMYYALAPGNYSNIVAGLYSWRFALPLNGFFIPATDALTVNAAGDCIVLDSVVPYAERMPADPTDPSNIERLEEVFSANKLMMRNFVYPVKLTDKMVDDAVKELFVKYGIFADRHTGRAYAAAKVKADMSSEDEGAVIIIARDHPCLSSDYIRRTTGEAPCIPERIASVLKPSRIGKPVISSEAELRSIIAGIG